CAAGCATTCCCGACAATTGACGGGTTTTCATGAAACCGAATGCAAAAATTTGACCTGGACATTGAAAAAAAGTTATGATATCGACACAACTTTATCGCAATAATAAGAACATCGCAGTGGATCTATTCAAATCTTCATAATGCAGGGATAGAATGGAGCTGCAGGCACCAGCAAAGGAGTTTTGAAATGCTTTTTGATACACATGTACACTTAAATGCAGAACAATTCAATGAGGATCTCCAGGAGGTCATTGACCGGGGGCTTGCTGAGGGTGTGACGAACATGGTCGTTGTCGGATTCGATGAGGTAACGATCAAAAAAGCGATAGAACTCGCTGAAGGCTATGATTTTATCTATGCAAGCGTAGGGTGGCATCCAGTCGATGCAATTGATATGACAGAGGAACATCTGGAATGGCTGAGAGAACTGGCAGGCCATCCGAAAGTGGTGGCACTCGGTGAAATGGGCCTTGATTATTACTGGGACAAGTCACCGAAGGAAATCCAGAAAGAAGTCTTCCGCAAGCAAATCAAACTGGCAAAAGAAGTCCAGCTTCCTATCATCATACATAATCGAGAGGCAACCGCAGACATAGTTGAAATTTTAAAAGAGGAAAATGCAAGTGAAGTAGGCGGGATCATGCATTGCTACAGTGGCAGTGTGGAAACCG
The window above is part of the Mesobacillus jeotgali genome. Proteins encoded here:
- a CDS encoding TatD family hydrolase, with the translated sequence MLFDTHVHLNAEQFNEDLQEVIDRGLAEGVTNMVVVGFDEVTIKKAIELAEGYDFIYASVGWHPVDAIDMTEEHLEWLRELAGHPKVVALGEMGLDYYWDKSPKEIQKEVFRKQIKLAKEVQLPIIIHNREATADIVEILKEENASEVGGIMHCYSGSVETALECIDMNFYISLGGPVTFKNAKKPKEVAESIPMERLLVETDCPYLTPHPYRGKRNEPAYVKLVAEQIAELKGLTLEEVAGETAKNAKKLFGIK